In Romboutsia lituseburensis, a genomic segment contains:
- a CDS encoding XdhC family protein, which translates to MHSEILDKINNEVKNGNKVAFAMLTEVKGSSPGKAGATLAYFKDGSIIGTVGGGILEYEIINKCKECLENENDSLFKHSLNEKSEDTPMQCGGSVTGYIKVFKPKPKLLIVGAGHVGINLYNVSRTLDFYTIIVDDREEFANEERFKFANEIYSGDIKNILSKLNIDNNTYVIIATRGYEKDLEALREIIKNDPPYIGMIGSNKKWEKIKDDLAKENISSAKLNKVYAPVGLNICSNEVNEIAFGIIAELLLVKNNGDLSHRKDKKLKR; encoded by the coding sequence ATGCACAGTGAAATATTAGATAAAATAAACAATGAAGTTAAAAATGGAAATAAAGTTGCTTTTGCAATGCTTACAGAGGTTAAAGGTTCAAGTCCTGGAAAAGCAGGAGCAACACTTGCATATTTTAAAGATGGAAGTATAATTGGAACTGTTGGTGGAGGAATATTAGAGTATGAGATCATAAATAAATGCAAAGAGTGTTTAGAAAATGAAAATGATAGTCTATTCAAACATTCATTAAATGAAAAGTCGGAAGATACACCTATGCAGTGTGGTGGTAGTGTTACTGGATATATAAAAGTATTTAAGCCTAAGCCTAAGTTGCTGATAGTTGGAGCTGGGCATGTTGGAATTAACTTATACAATGTATCAAGAACTTTGGATTTTTATACTATAATAGTTGATGATAGAGAAGAGTTTGCAAATGAAGAGAGATTTAAATTTGCAAATGAGATATATTCTGGAGATATAAAAAATATTTTAAGTAAGCTAAATATAGATAACAATACATATGTAATAATAGCAACTAGAGGATATGAGAAAGATTTAGAAGCTTTAAGAGAGATTATAAAAAATGATCCTCCATATATAGGTATGATTGGAAGCAATAAAAAATGGGAAAAAATAAAAGATGATTTAGCTAAAGAAAACATAAGTTCAGCTAAATTAAATAAAGTATACGCACCAGTAGGGCTTAATATATGTTCAAATGAAGTGAATGAGATAGCTTTTGGTATAATAGCAGAGCTATTATTAGTTAAAAATAATGGAGATTTATCTCATAGAAAAGACAAAAAATTAAAAAGATAG
- the yqeB gene encoding selenium-dependent molybdenum cofactor biosynthesis protein YqeB, translating to MENIIVVRGAGDLASGVIHKLSNCGFDVVALEVEKPLAIRRKVSFCEAIYESEVEIDNVICKLCENLDDIYSVLNEDKVALVVDPNGDYIKQIKPKVVIDAILAKKNLGTNKNMAPLTIGLGPGFFAGKDVDIVIETIRGHNLGKIIKEGYALKNTGTPGNINGIGKERVGYSSASGIINTIAEIGDKVEKGQILAQIVDENQKIHEVKASISGVLRGIIRNKSNIVSRLKILDIDPRIDEVKNCYTISDKARCIAGSVLETVVKYINTGNI from the coding sequence ATGGAAAATATAATAGTAGTAAGAGGAGCTGGTGACTTAGCTAGTGGTGTTATACACAAATTAAGCAATTGTGGATTTGATGTAGTAGCATTAGAAGTTGAAAAACCTTTAGCGATAAGAAGAAAAGTTTCATTTTGTGAAGCTATATATGAAAGTGAAGTTGAAATAGATAATGTTATTTGTAAGTTATGTGAAAATTTAGATGACATATATTCTGTGTTGAATGAAGATAAGGTAGCTTTAGTAGTGGATCCGAATGGAGATTATATAAAGCAAATAAAGCCCAAAGTAGTTATAGATGCAATACTAGCAAAAAAAAATCTAGGAACTAATAAAAATATGGCTCCTTTAACAATAGGACTAGGCCCAGGATTTTTTGCAGGGAAAGATGTGGATATAGTTATTGAAACAATTAGAGGACATAATTTAGGTAAAATAATAAAAGAAGGATATGCATTAAAAAATACAGGAACACCAGGTAATATAAATGGAATTGGAAAAGAGAGAGTAGGTTATTCAAGTGCGAGTGGAATAATTAATACCATAGCAGAAATTGGGGATAAGGTAGAAAAGGGTCAAATTCTTGCGCAAATAGTAGATGAAAATCAGAAAATCCATGAAGTAAAAGCTAGTATTTCGGGAGTATTAAGAGGAATTATAAGAAATAAGTCTAATATAGTAAGTAGGCTTAAAATTTTAGATATAGATCCAAGAATAGATGAAGTAAAAAATTGTTATACGATATCAGATAAGGCAAGATGTATAGCAGGTAGTGTATTAGAAACTGTAGTAAAGTATATAAACACAGGAAATATATAA
- the msrA gene encoding peptide-methionine (S)-S-oxide reductase MsrA, which produces MGVDKMKKLATFAGGCFWCMVKPFNEYEGVEKVVSGYTGGHTKNPTYEQVCSGNTGHIEAIQIVYDETIIGYDELLDIFWNQIDPTDIKGQFNDRGERYKTVIFYHDEIQRKMAEKSKEDLEKSEIYTDPIVTMIIEAQQFYEAEEYHQNYYKKNRASYEAYYKGSGRFDFVKKNWAKKNLTDLQYQVTQNNMTERPFENEYYDNFKEGIYVDVVSGEVLFSSKDKFDSGCGWPSFSKAINNECVVGRYDYSNGMKRVEVRSQEGDSHLGHVFDDGPKKLGGIRFCINSSALNFIPREKMKELGYGQYIYLFE; this is translated from the coding sequence ATAGGAGTTGATAAAATGAAAAAGCTTGCAACTTTTGCTGGTGGATGTTTTTGGTGTATGGTAAAACCATTTAATGAATATGAAGGTGTGGAAAAAGTTGTATCTGGATATACAGGAGGTCATACTAAAAATCCCACATATGAACAAGTTTGTTCAGGAAATACAGGTCACATAGAAGCAATTCAGATTGTTTATGATGAGACTATAATTGGATATGATGAACTTTTAGATATATTTTGGAATCAGATTGATCCAACAGATATAAAGGGTCAGTTTAATGATAGAGGAGAAAGATATAAAACAGTAATATTTTATCATGATGAGATACAACGAAAAATGGCAGAAAAATCAAAAGAAGATTTAGAAAAAAGTGAAATTTATACAGATCCAATTGTAACCATGATTATTGAAGCACAACAGTTCTACGAAGCTGAAGAATACCATCAAAATTATTACAAAAAAAATAGGGCAAGCTATGAGGCATACTATAAAGGTAGTGGAAGATTTGATTTTGTAAAAAAGAATTGGGCTAAAAAGAATTTAACTGACTTACAATATCAAGTAACTCAAAATAATATGACCGAGAGACCTTTTGAAAATGAATACTATGATAATTTTAAAGAAGGAATATATGTAGATGTTGTAAGCGGAGAAGTGTTATTTTCATCTAAGGATAAGTTTGATTCAGGATGTGGATGGCCTAGTTTTTCAAAAGCTATTAATAATGAATGTGTAGTTGGAAGATATGACTATTCTAATGGAATGAAAAGGGTAGAGGTTAGAAGCCAAGAAGGAGATAGTCATTTAGGTCATGTCTTTGATGATGGCCCTAAAAAATTAGGTGGTATTAGATTTTGTATAAACTCATCTGCGCTAAATTTTATACCTAGAGAAAAAATGAAAGAGCTTGGCTATGGCCAATATATATACTTATTTGAATAA
- a CDS encoding GTP pyrophosphokinase, translating to MSLKEFEFIDESIDMLQSMAPTLELISDELRKNFEYILQDKNQEYINISARVKSETSLQEKIIRNRYLKKYNEATNLIHNLSDLIGIRIECRFIEDENKIYRVLRRYFNKTDDKVYYYNKNNKDIKLKFNEKQPMKQKNGFEIYRIDGCIEYMDKQIKFELQIKSLVNIFWSEIEHKIIYKNNTYLIGDSFLKDMMSSIKNNLTMIDNQLLSLYKNFQTGKTSNEDERTKALQKFLAKITYDTFSAKMKDSIGFVVDFKKPCETIISYSFNKKQKSQDAFGDLMIEELGRLNHIAKKDIDFTKPIVFEEEVIFKDVFCKRLGEYIESKLNAEFAWNLFFRILFEIEPYNNKQDFENFVLFIKDIVLSKDNKSIIVSKFGTKSKTIVRDIYESIANGFTNVDSVEILYDYNLEKINSLTTEFVTYISQEINNYEEYLESKDEIKIEFEKKVIQIFE from the coding sequence ATGAGTTTAAAAGAATTTGAGTTTATAGACGAATCTATAGATATGTTACAGTCTATGGCTCCAACATTAGAATTAATATCAGATGAGCTTAGAAAAAATTTTGAATATATACTACAAGATAAAAATCAGGAATATATAAATATTTCTGCAAGAGTAAAATCAGAAACAAGTTTACAAGAAAAAATTATAAGAAATAGATATTTAAAAAAATATAATGAAGCAACTAATCTTATTCATAATTTATCTGATTTAATAGGTATAAGAATTGAGTGCAGATTTATAGAAGATGAAAATAAAATATATAGAGTCTTAAGACGATACTTTAATAAGACAGATGACAAAGTATATTATTATAATAAAAATAATAAAGATATAAAGCTTAAATTTAATGAAAAACAGCCTATGAAACAAAAAAATGGATTTGAAATTTATAGAATAGATGGATGCATTGAATATATGGATAAACAAATTAAGTTTGAGCTTCAGATAAAATCTCTAGTAAATATTTTTTGGAGTGAAATAGAACATAAAATTATTTATAAAAATAACACATATTTAATAGGGGATAGCTTTTTAAAAGATATGATGTCATCTATTAAGAATAACTTAACCATGATAGATAATCAGTTATTAAGTTTATATAAAAACTTCCAAACAGGAAAGACTAGCAATGAGGATGAAAGAACAAAAGCACTACAAAAGTTTTTAGCTAAAATAACTTATGATACTTTTTCAGCAAAAATGAAAGATAGTATAGGGTTTGTTGTTGACTTTAAAAAACCATGTGAAACTATAATTAGCTATTCATTTAATAAGAAACAAAAAAGCCAAGATGCATTTGGAGATCTTATGATAGAGGAATTAGGGAGATTAAATCATATTGCTAAAAAGGATATTGATTTTACAAAGCCAATAGTATTTGAAGAAGAAGTTATTTTTAAAGATGTATTTTGTAAGAGATTAGGTGAGTATATAGAGTCTAAGTTAAATGCAGAATTTGCATGGAATCTATTCTTTAGAATTCTATTTGAAATAGAACCTTACAATAATAAGCAAGACTTTGAAAATTTTGTCTTATTTATAAAGGATATAGTTTTATCTAAAGATAATAAATCAATAATAGTAAGCAAGTTTGGAACAAAATCTAAAACTATTGTACGAGATATATACGAGAGTATAGCAAATGGATTTACAAATGTAGATAGTGTAGAAATTTTATATGATTATAACTTAGAAAAAATAAATTCATTGACAACAGAATTTGTAACTTATATAAGCCAAGAAATAAATAATTATGAAGAATATTTAGAGAGTAAAGATGAGATAAAGATTGAATTTGAGAAAAAAGTTATTCAAATATTTGAATAA
- a CDS encoding YbjQ family protein, which produces MLILTIDNVPGKKINKVLGLAKGSTIRAKHIGKDIGAGFKQLVGGELTGYDEMMTEARKIAINRMVEDAQSQGANAIIGFRLTSAAVMQGAAEMLAYGTAVVVEGDEN; this is translated from the coding sequence ATGTTAATATTAACAATAGATAATGTACCAGGGAAAAAAATCAATAAAGTTTTAGGTTTAGCAAAAGGTAGTACTATAAGAGCTAAACATATAGGCAAAGATATTGGGGCTGGATTTAAACAATTAGTTGGTGGAGAACTAACAGGATATGATGAAATGATGACAGAAGCTAGAAAAATAGCTATAAATAGAATGGTTGAAGATGCACAAAGTCAAGGTGCAAATGCAATAATAGGATTTAGGCTAACATCAGCTGCGGTTATGCAAGGTGCAGCGGAAATGCTTGCTTATGGGACTGCTGTAGTTGTAGAAGGTGATGAAAATTAG
- a CDS encoding MogA/MoaB family molybdenum cofactor biosynthesis protein gives MFTVAIITLSDKGYEGQREDLTGPKIKEYIEGTNRYKVVSYRLLKDDSKMLQEELRKICDNEIADLILTNGGTGFSKRDITPEATKLIIEKEIPGISEYMRMKSSEITKKAILSRGISGIRKNSLIINLPGSPKGAIENLSFVIDALDHGIEILKGQATECATNSQK, from the coding sequence ATGTTTACAGTTGCAATAATAACACTTAGCGATAAAGGATATGAAGGTCAAAGAGAAGACTTAACTGGTCCTAAAATAAAAGAATATATTGAAGGAACTAATAGATATAAGGTGGTAAGTTATAGATTATTAAAAGATGACAGTAAAATGTTGCAAGAAGAGCTTAGAAAAATCTGTGATAATGAAATAGCAGATTTAATATTAACTAATGGAGGAACAGGTTTTTCTAAAAGAGATATAACACCAGAAGCTACTAAATTAATTATAGAAAAAGAAATACCAGGAATTAGCGAATATATGAGAATGAAATCTAGTGAAATAACTAAAAAAGCTATTTTAAGTAGAGGGATTAGTGGAATTAGAAAAAATTCTTTAATAATAAATTTACCAGGGAGTCCTAAAGGGGCAATTGAAAACCTAAGCTTTGTAATAGATGCATTAGATCATGGAATAGAAATTTTAAAAGGACAAGCTACGGAATGTGCCACGAATAGTCAAAAATAG
- a CDS encoding CoA-binding protein has protein sequence MHFLKYDSWAVVAKDYSSGSKSYKIIELLKNHECNVVGINYENNIQTNDIFIYESLKDVPHNIDVVIIVDETIETYVILEEMELLDINNIWFEKDSYNDAIIKKAKSLNINVIYGVSLCKEFNIY, from the coding sequence ATGCATTTTTTAAAGTATGATTCATGGGCGGTTGTTGCAAAAGATTATTCATCAGGTAGCAAATCGTATAAAATAATAGAACTTTTAAAAAATCATGAATGTAATGTTGTTGGAATTAACTATGAAAATAATATACAAACTAACGACATATTTATTTATGAAAGTTTAAAGGATGTTCCTCATAATATTGATGTAGTTATAATAGTGGATGAAACTATAGAAACATATGTTATATTAGAAGAAATGGAGCTTTTAGATATAAATAATATTTGGTTTGAAAAAGATAGTTATAATGATGCAATAATAAAAAAAGCAAAAAGTTTAAATATAAATGTAATATATGGAGTAAGTTTATGCAAGGAATTTAATATATATTAA